The following proteins are encoded in a genomic region of Coregonus clupeaformis isolate EN_2021a unplaced genomic scaffold, ASM2061545v1 scaf0033, whole genome shotgun sequence:
- the LOC121543796 gene encoding interferon-inducible GTPase 5-like has protein sequence MLTISEADIEEMSSVLQSRVVTEVVSQVQGMLKQLGSVTLNIAVTGESGSGKSSFVHVFRGVADDSPGAAQTGVTEITSEALAYTHPSVPTITLWDLPGIGTPTFKPDTYLEQVGFLQYDFFIIVGSERFREYHIQLANAIRQAGKRLYFVRNKVDSDLEALFRRRSGKGLTEADILSQIRADCEVNLRKAGVKQAKVFLLSCFQPQSFDFHLLQTTIEKELEGHKRHVFLLTLPNRSSAVIESKKTALAGTVWKRAIEAC, from the coding sequence ATGTTGACCATCAGTGAAGCAGATATAGAGGAGATGAGCAGTGTCCTCCAGTCCCGTGTTGTGACAGAGGTTGTATCGCAGGTACAGGGCATGCTAAAACAGCTGGGCTCTGTCACACTCAACATTGCAGTCACCGGGGAGTCTGGCTCTGGAAAGTCCTCTTTTGTTCATGTGTTCCGAGGTGTTGCCGATGACAGTCCAGGGGCAGCACAGACAGGTGTCACTGAAATCACCAGTGAGGCTCTGGCCTACACTCACCCCAGTGTACCCACTATCACTCTATGGGACCTGCCCGGGATCGGGACACCCACTTTCAAACCTGACACCTACCTAGAGCAAGTTGGTTTCCTGCAGTATGACTTTTTCATCATTGTAGGGTCTGAGCGGTTCAGAGAATACCACATTCAGCTGGCCAACGCCATAAGGCAGGCTGGGAAAAGGCTCTATTTTGTCCGGAACAAAGTGGACAGTGACCTGGAGGCCTTATTCAGGCGCAGGAGCGGCAAGGGTCTCACTGAAGCTGATATTCTGAGTCAGATAAGAGCTGATTGTGAGGTGAATCTGAGGAAGGCTGGGGTAAAGCAGGCCAAAGTGTTCTTACTGTCCTGCTTTCAACCACAGAGCTTTGACTTCCACCTCTTGCAGACCACCATTGAGAAGGAGCTTGAGGGCCATAAACGCCATGTTTTCCTCCTGACACTGCCTAATCGCTCATCTGCCGTGATAGAGAGTAAGAAGACAGCTCTGGCTGGGACTGTGTGGAAGAGAGCCATAGAGGCATGTTGA